From Corallococcus caeni:
TGATGCTCGCCCGGAGCGCCGTCACGTCCTGCTCCCCCAGGAACACCTGGGTGCGGGCCCCGGCTGGGTGCTCCTGGGCCCAGACGCGCCGCTGGCGCATCACCCAAGCGAAGACCTTGTTGGACCAGAAGCTCGCCATCGTGAGGGTGACCTCGAAGCCGGTCTCCGCGTTCACGAGGTCCCACTCCCCTGCTGCGTTCACCGCATCCACGGCGAACGCCACGGTGTGCTGGAAGTCGAAGTCCGCGAAGGACACCCGCCCTCCAGGCGCCAGGAAGAGCTCCTCCAGGGGCCGGATGACGAGCGCAGGCGCCTCCACCCTCAGCCCGTCATGGGCCTCGTAGAAGCGCCGGACGTTCGCGGGGAACGTCACCCCCAGCCGCCGCTCACAGGCATCGAGGTCTTCCTGCGTCGCGCCAGGACCGAAGCGGACCTCCATCCCGGTACGGGACGCCGCCTTCTCAAGAGCAGGCCGGAACTCCTCGATGCGCATCCATCCCCCTCAAACCGACGCGCGGCCCCCGGTCTCCCAGGGGCCGCGAACCTTCACGGCACTACCGCCGCGCCGGAGGCACGCCGCCTTCGCCGTACAGGTACGCCTGCAGCGGCTTCACCGCGAGGTCCGAGCGCTTCAGCGACTCCAGCGCGCCCACCGCCATGCGCGCCGCCTGCACCGTCGTGTAGTACGGCACCGAGTGCATCAACGCCTCACGGCGGATGGAGAAGCTGTCCGCGATCTCCTGCTTGCCGAAGGTGGTGTTGATGACCAGCACGATCTCCCCGTCGACGATCTTGTCGACGATGTTCGGCCGGCCCTCCTTCACCTTCTGCACCCGCTGCGACTCGATGCCCTTCGTCAGCAGGTAGTCGTGCGTGCCCGCCGTCGCCGTCAGGCTGAAGCCCAGCGACCGCAGGCGGCGCGCCAGGTCCACCACCGCCGGCTTGTCCTCGTCCTTCACGGAGATGAACACCCGGCCCGTCTTGGGCAGCTTCACGCCCGCCGCCAGCTGGCTCTTCGCGAACGCGGACGCGTAGTCCTCCGCCAGGCCCATCACCTCGCCCGTGGACTTCATCTCCGGGCCAAGAATGACATCCACTCCAGCGAAGCGCGCGAACGGGAAGACGCTCTCCTTCACCGCCACGTGCCGGAACTCCGGCTCCTCCGTGCGGCCCAGCTCCTTCAACGTCTTGCCCACCATGCAGAGCGCGGCGATCTTCGCCATGGGCATGCCCGTCGCCTTGGAGATGAACGGC
This genomic window contains:
- a CDS encoding SMI1/KNR4 family protein, producing the protein MRIEEFRPALEKAASRTGMEVRFGPGATQEDLDACERRLGVTFPANVRRFYEAHDGLRVEAPALVIRPLEELFLAPGGRVSFADFDFQHTVAFAVDAVNAAGEWDLVNAETGFEVTLTMASFWSNKVFAWVMRQRRVWAQEHPAGARTQVFLGEQDVTALRASITDPVEQAFFDMAIAAVVLRWMNGDAPVAGFDYAFFARAMKDLASRKALVLRVLQGEDLGWF